Genomic window (Xenopus laevis strain J_2021 chromosome 3S, Xenopus_laevis_v10.1, whole genome shotgun sequence):
aaattatatccttatatacggtgagttctgatgtcatcagttataaacggtgagttctgatgtcatttctgtcactagactcattgaaatttgtattataataaataaagtacccccagttgtaaaatatgaggatattagaagttacctcagagttccttcggcctcgtgtttttatatggtcatgaaactcctcggtaacttataatttccttatattttacaaaagggggtactttattcactatatattttagatTATAGCCATCACAGGTGTCTGATATATATAGACCAATATAATATATCTAGTCAGTCAGTTacaaaaatttataaaatatatatatatatttggaaactCATTCCAAATTCCAGGTAAGCCAGGATACACTCTATACTCTGaagaaacataaaatataagaacaaaataaatgtgtACCCTCAATAATTACTTTTCAGTAGGTAAAACACCATAAGTGCTTACAgtcaaggccacaaaggcttggGCCTAGAACAGCAACATTTTAGTGGTGTATCATGTCACCCAGCTGCATCTTAAGGCGCACTGGGGACGTACAGCTTAATGCGCACATGTAGAGAGGAGGGGCTAGGACCATGCGGCCTCAAGCACCACTTgaggaaatccggccctgagtgctTAGCTAGAATTTTCTGACAAAAGGCAAAGGAAATCCCCAAAaaggtgtgtatgtatatatatatatatatatatatatatatatatatatatatatatatatatatgcagactgATGCTTTATAATTGacttaattaatataatataatattaataatacaagatttattttaatatagcAATTGAAGTAAACATTTCTAGATGCTTATGATAATCTGGGAGACTTTTGATCTCCCAACAAATTATAATGTATGCAATGTCCAAACTGCCAATATCAAGTAAAATATAGTAGGTACATCTCCAAATAACAAGCTGTATTGTCTTTTAGCATACTAAAGCGGTGGTtagcttttaagttaacttttagtatgttatggaatggccagttctgagcaaaatttcagttggtcattatttattttttatagtttttaaattatttctctccttcttctgactctttctagctttcaaatgggggccactggccccatctaaaacaaatgatttgcaggctacaaattaattgttagtgttactttttattactcatctttctattcaggcctctcctattcatgttccagtctcttattcaaatcaatacatggtttctagggtaatttggacccttgcaaccagattgctaaaattttaaactggagagctgaatacaaagctaaataactcaaaaactacaaataataaaaaataaaaatcaactgtaaattatctcagaatatcactccctacatcatactaaaagttaacttaaaggtgaacgatcCCTTAAAAGGATGATGTGGTTATAAtgtgggaaataaaatgtaaagaattaAAGCTTGTTATTAAGAAATATTACAATAACACATAAACCCTTCTAATACGAAAGTACAAAGGAAATACTTTGTATACAGTACCTATATTATTACAGACAGCAATGGCATAGTTTAGTGCAATTGTTTGGGtccaaaaataatgtaataaccTAAAGTAGCTTACCTGTATAAGATCATTACTTGGTACAGGTCCCCGGTTACTTTCATTTCCAATGCCAGACACATCAGCATCAATCAAATTGTCTATCGGGACATTTTGGTTTTGTTTGATAAAAGTAAAATCGCTTTCACTTGAATCCAGAGATACACATACATTGTAGGAATAGGGAAGAGGCAGTGTCCCATTGTTGTACTGAGAAAGTAGTCTTGGATCAATGTGGGAATACAAATTTGTATTTAGAGAATCAAATGCCTGTGATGGTTTTGATTCCTTAAATTTTGAAATAGTGACTAATACAACTGTTAAAATAAAGAGTAACGATATCAGAGCAAGTGCAATTAATAGGTACATTTGTAAACTGGATTGAGCATTTTCTTCACTTAGCTGGTTGTTGAATTTGGGAACAACCTGAAGAACATGATCTGCAACAACAATGCTTAATGTTACTGTTGTTGAGAGAGAAGGGTCTCCATTATCCTTTACCATAACCACCACCTTATGTTTCAAAACATCTTTTTCCTGAAAGACACGGGATGTCCTGATTTCCCCAGTATGTTTGCTAATGGTAAAGGGGTTTGTTTCTGACATTTGTATGAAATTATATGACAGCCAAGAGTTATGTCCTGAGTCTGCATCCACTGCCACCACTTTTGTTATTAATGTACCTTGCTCGGAGCCAAAACGGACCATTTCAAATGCAGTTGAACCACCACTTTCAGTGGGAGGATACAGGATTTTTGGTGTATTATCATTCTGATCTATTATACGGATAATTAAAGTTGTATTGGTACTTAGAGAAGGGGATCCATTGTCTTTTGCAGTTATTTCCATTTTGAACTCCTTGTGCTGTTCATAATCAAATGATCTCTGAGCATAGAGAACTCCAGTCTCAATGTTCATGGAAAGGAAAGAGGATACTGGACTGTCTTCTGTGTTTGTGCTTGAAATTGAATAAATAACTTTAGCATTATCTCCACTATCAATATCGGATGCATGTACTCTGTATATTGAAGCTCCAGGTAAATTGTTCTCAGGCAAATGAGCATAATATATTGATTTCATAAACATTGGTGGATTGTCATTAGCATCTGATATGTCTAAAATTATGGACTTTTTGCTAGAGAGTTGAGGTGATCCTCTGTCATTAGCAAGAAtagttatattataaaatggggCTAGCTCCCTGTCCAAGGCGCTTGTAGTAATAATTTGGTAGTATGTACTGGAGGAAATCATTAATTGAAAGGGGACTATACCCATTATTTGACAGTCAACTTCTCCATTTTCTTCAGCATCTTGATCATGGACCTCAATCAGTGCTATAACAGTGCCAGGCTCAGAATCCTCAGGAACAGGAGAAGATAATGAGGCAATGAATATCTCAGGTGGGTTGTCATTTTCATCTATAATCTCTATAAAAACTATGGAATGGGCAACAAACCCACCTCCATCTTTAGCTTGAACAGACATTTCATAACTTCTTGTAtcctcaaaattcaaatttctttttgttttaatttcaccATTTGTAGGATTAATGCTAAACATGCTAGTGTGCATACTGTTGTCAGATGTTTTGCTGAAGGAATATATAATTTGCGCATTTGTACCTTCATCTTTATCAACTGCATTTACGACAAGCACCGTTGAGTTAACTGGAGTTTTTTCGCTTATGCTTACTTTATAAATTTCTTGAGAAAATGAAGGTAAATTATCATTGGCATCAGTAACAATAATTTTAAGTAAAGCAGTACCACTTCTTTTTGGATTTCCTCTATCAGATGCTGTTAATATTAATTCATGAAGTTTCTGAGTCTCATGATCCAAAGGTTTTTCAAGTACAAGTTCTGGAAATCTCACTCCATCAGCACGTGTTTTTTCAATCAGTATAAAATACTTATTGTCACTCAATTTATATGTTTGCACGGCATTAATGCCAATATCCGGATCTTCTGCTGTTTGTAAAACCATATGAGTTCCTGGTGGAGTAGATTCAATGATTTCTAGAGAGATGGTGTCATGAAAAAACACTGGGGAATTATCATTAATATCCTGAATTTCAATACTGAtgctaaaaacatttaagggATTTATTACCATTGCATCAAATTTTAAGAAACAGATGGCTGCTGCCCCACACAATGCCTCTCTGTCTATCCTGTCTTTCACATATAAATCTCCATTTCTTTCATCAACAGAAAAATATCTTTCTGAAATTCTTGAAACAATTCGAAGTTTTCTGGTTGACAGATCTTTAACATCTAACTGGAGATCTTTTGCAATATTTGCTATGACAGAGTCTTTTCTCATTTCCTCAGAAATTGAATAATTAAGATGACCAGAGACTGGATGACAAAGCCATGAgattaagaataaaaatgttacttGCCATATCATTCTCTTGTATGTCTGTTCTTGTTGGATTTCCATCTCAGCTGTTTTCAAAAATGAAATCTTCTAAAGTTAATTCCTTAAGGATGCACAGAAATGTTAGTCCATTGGAAATGTATTCTGTGTTTGAGTTTTTATTATGAGAGAATCCAGAAAATGTCTGCCTTCTTTCCTGCAGTTCTGCAGTGTGAGTAATTCAATGAATATCACTGGGTTTCCATATCCACATTCTTCCCTTGTTGGTGAACAGCGGCGCTTTGAGGCACAACTTGGGAACTACACCACTGAAAAATCTTGTAACTTTAGCTTGTATTTGCAGTATTGaagtattttaatcaaatattgcaAATATAAATGTTTCTTGTGGTTTTATAATTCAGTGTAAATTAACTAAACACCATGaataaagcaaacaaaatatACGAATATACTAAATTGCATGAGTTAAAGAACCTATAGGAAAGATGCTCTAAAGAATCTTTTGTTATCTATAAATGTATTATCTAATTTATCTCCAGCTCTagagtaaataaacatttatgaaaCTATCATATGTTGTAATATGGTCTATTTTTACATTATGTTGTATAagagagtaactaaaacacaacatttttagatttgaaaACGTTGGTAGCATAGGGACTTTTCTGCAACATATTTATGGAGAAAAACTTTTCACAGGATTAATACAGAAGGAATTCGAAtgtctttaaaagttgcttaACAAATATTCCAGTCAGTATATTTGTGTTGAAAGCACAGAAAAACAGTCCAAAGCAAAACAAACCATCGAGTTCGGCAAGAAAACATATTTGAGGAATTCAAGTTGTCTGAATCAATTAGAAGTTTTATAAGTTACAAAGAAGTCAACAGAGCATGGAACAATCCCTAAATATTTGttgaatatgtaaataataacaatataaagcAAGAGGGAGTGGGACTCTGTATTAGAAAGAGTAAATGTCGCTTATCAGAGTAAGTAAAAGaagatattttacattatttttcttttgtttaacatGCTATTAAATGAAGACTTGCTTTTTAATAGTCTTAGTTCTGATGATTTGGTTGACATGTGAACATGTGAGGGTAAACAAAGATGCAGGACTTCGGCACTTAAAGAGCTAAACTCTGTTattgccaaaccactttacttaaACTTCCAGGATTCTTTGATGTCTGACATTATTCCGAGAGATCAATGAATTGCTAATTTGATCCCATTTATAAAAATAGGTTAtaagacactagggggcagatttactaaactcgagtgaatgttcgaatttcaaaaactttgaatttcgaagtaaattttttggttcttcgaccatcgaataggctatattcgaccatttgaatgatttgaagtaaaaatcgttcgactattcgaccattcgaccattcgataatcaaagtactgtctctttaaaaaaaccttcaacttcatactttgcTATATTAAAGCTACTgtagtgcaatgttagcctatggtgaccttccacagcactttctaattttttttgatcgaataaaaatccttcgatcgattgctaaaaatcattcaaatcgttcaatattcgaattcaaagttttttaaattcgatggtcgaatttagacgttttttgtacttcgaaattcgacccttagtaaatctgcccctaggataCATTTCAAtacacaatactatgagtttatgATTATAAATCTATGTTTTACAAGCAAGAAGCAAATTTAACCTCATTCAGTTAGGAGAAGACCAGATAACTAGACAATGGGTTTGAGGTGGATGTTATCTAATTTTTGACACAGTACCACACAGAtgtttactgattaaattaaggaataaaggccttgaacataatatttgtacttggataaagAACTGACTGAAAAATAGATAACAGACTGTGCTACTGTAAACATCTTTGCAGATGAGTGgtaggcctcaccttgagtatacaGTACAGTTCTGGGTCCCAGTCTTTAAGATATATATTAATGTTCTAGAAAGATGATTACTCTTTGCAAGCACAGTAAAATACAAGATAGATAACAGGAAGATCTTCTTTTCACATAGGAAAGATCAAGAGGCCAACCCTTTAGACTTTAATAACAGCTTTCTCTTGAAGCGATCCAAATGGTTTGTCATAGTAAGGGGATTGATGTTGTGTGATATGACTTCTTGGATACTATCCATGGCTAGAGTAATCTCATGATCTACTGTTTTGTATACATATGTGTGAACGTTTctgcttcaattt
Coding sequences:
- the LOC108713304 gene encoding protocadherin gamma-B2 isoform X6, which encodes MEIQQEQTYKRMIWQVTFLFLISWLCHPVSGHLNYSISEEMRKDSVIANIAKDLQLDVKDLSTRKLRIVSRISERYFSVDERNGDLYVKDRIDREALCGAAAICFLKFDAMVINPLNVFSISIEIQDINDNSPVFFHDTISLEIIESTPPGTHMVLQTAEDPDIGINAVQTYKLSDNKYFILIEKTRADGVRFPELVLEKPLDHETQKLHELILTASDRGNPKRSGTALLKIIVTDANDNLPSFSQEIYKVSISEKTPVNSTVLVVNAVDKDEGTNAQIIYSFSKTSDNSMHTSMFSINPTNGEIKTKRNLNFEDTRSYEMSVQAKDGGGFVAHSIVFIEIIDENDNPPEIFIASLSSPVPEDSEPGTVIALIEVHDQDAEENGEVDCQIMGIVPFQLMISSSTYYQIITTSALDRELAPFYNITILANDRGSPQLSSKKSIILDISDANDNPPMFMKSIYYAHLPENNLPGASIYRVHASDIDSGDNAKVIYSISSTNTEDSPVSSFLSMNIETGVLYAQRSFDYEQHKEFKMEITAKDNGSPSLSTNTTLIIRIIDQNDNTPKILYPPTESGGSTAFEMVRFGSEQGTLITKVVAVDADSGHNSWLSYNFIQMSETNPFTISKHTGEIRTSRVFQEKDVLKHKVVVMVKDNGDPSLSTTVTLSIVVADHVLQVVPKFNNQLSEENAQSSLQMYLLIALALISLLFILTVVLVTISKFKESKPSQAFDSLNTNLYSHIDPRLLSQYNNGTLPLPYSYNVCVSLDSSESDFTFIKQNQNVPIDNLIDADVSGIGNESNRGPVPSNDLIQQAQPNADWRISQAQRPGPSGAQPAEESGVWPNNQFETERLQAMILASANEAAEGSSALGGGTGTMGLSARYGPQFTLQHLPDYRQNIYIPGTTATLTNAAGKGKSAAPSGGNKKKSGKKEKK